TGCCGCACGACTGATCGCGTTGTCGGAGCAAACGGGGACGCTTCGTGCTGCAGAAATGGCCGGCAGCCGAATGCCAACGGGCAAACCACTTCCTTGGACTGCGACGGGGGGAAACCGTCAGCCGAACAGGCGTGAGGTGTCCCCGGAACCCTGCCGCGCTACCTCGGGCGGGGTTTGCGACAGATCGATGACGGTGGTCGGCTCGCCTCCGCAGAACCCGGCGTCGACGATCACATCCACCTGAGAACCGATCCGCTCGGCCACATCCGCTCCGTCGGACAGCGGATCGGTGTCGCCGGGCAGGATCAAGGTGGCCGACATCAACGGCTCCTCCAATGCCGCGACCAGCGCCAGCGCCACCGCGTTATCCGGCAGCCTGACCCCTACGGTCTTCTTCTTCGGATGCATCAGGCGACGGGGCACCTCTCGCGTCGCCGGCAGGATGAAGGTGTACGGACCTGGGGTGCAGGATCGGATCAACCGATAGTCCGAGTTGCTGACTCGCACGAACTGCCCCAACTGCGCGAAATCGGCACACACGAGAGTGAAGTGATGCTTGTCGTCCAAGTCACGTAACCGTTTGATCCGCTCGATTCCGGCGGCGTTGCCGAGTTGGCACCCCAAGGCGTAACCGGAATCGGTGGGGTAGGCCACCAACGCTCCCTCGCGCAACGAGTCGGCGACCTGGGCGATCAGGCGCGGCTGGGGATTGTCCGGATGAATCTCGATCATGCGGTTCACGCCCGACAATCTATGAGTCGGACCGCTACGTGGCGAGGCCAAGAACCATTTGTGTAAGCCGGAGGCCAGCCGCTGCTACTTCCACCGCGGTTCTGACCCGGATCAGACCCCGTTCTCGGAGTGTGACGTGTCCCACCTCCGATTATCGGCGTCCAGGTGAGCGTGAATGAGAGGAAATTGCGGCACAAATGAGTGGAAACTTGCAGAGGGCTTACATGACCTTGTTACGGTCCTGCGGATGACTCACCGCACCCACGCCTTCGCCATTGCCGTCGCCACCACCATAGCCGTCCTGCTGGGCGGTTTCTTGGTTCCCGGAGCTGCCGATGCCGCTCCGTCGAAGCGTAAGCCGCGCAACACCGCCCCGGTCGTGTGCACCGACACCGCGGTGACCCCGTACGCCACGCCGCGCGCCCGTTACGCATTCACGCAACTCACGGCGGCTGGGTACTCCCCCGCGGCGGCTGCCGGGGTCGTGGGCTACCTCGACTATCGATCCGCGCTCGCGCCGATGGCCCTCGCCACCGACGGCACGGGCTACGGGATCGCGCAGTGGCCGCTTGGAGCGGTGGCGCACCCTGGTGTCGATCGCTGAGGACGAAGCCGGTAACCGCTGGAGTCCCAAGCGACAGATCGAGTTCCTCATCACCGAGATGGCGACGAATCCGGTCTCTTTCGACAGTGAGGGCTTCAAGACACTCACCGATGCGGGTGACGCAGCCAAGGTGTTCGAGCGCACGTTCAACCCCACCCCGAACACCAATCCTGTGGCCCTGAGCAGCAAGGCACAGGAGTGGTTCACCATTCTCAGCGCCCTTCCCAGCACCGACATCGAACCGGGTTTGACGAACGGCATCCAGGTGCCATGCGTGCCCACCGGCGTCAGCGTCGATCAATGCCCGATGGTGCCGCGCTCGTTCAAGCGCAACTTCGCGAACTACACCGGATACTCCTGGGATCGGCTGAACATCAACACCCAGCGCATGTCCCGCTGCGTGTACGTCAACTTCCCCTACATCACCGCACACGGGACCTACGGCGGACACAGTGCCGGTGTGGAAACAGGCTCTCGACTTCTTCGTGCCCAGCAGCTGCAGCAATGCCGGCGGCTCCCACACGAACGACCCCAACGATGTCCTTGTCGGTGACCGGCTCACCCGCTACTTGATCGACAACGCCTCGCGAATCGGCGTCGACTACGTGATCTGGCAGGACAGCATCCGCAACCCCCGCGAGCACGCCGGCGAATCCGTGTGGCAGCCCCTGAAGTATTGGCGGCAGGACAACTACAACAACGGGGACTGCGTCAACACCCACTTCGATCATGTGCACGCCAGCGTGTATGCGGGAGTCGGCAACTTCGGCAA
Above is a genomic segment from Candidatus Nanopelagicales bacterium containing:
- a CDS encoding L-threonylcarbamoyladenylate synthase, with the protein product MIEIHPDNPQPRLIAQVADSLREGALVAYPTDSGYALGCQLGNAAGIERIKRLRDLDDKHHFTLVCADFAQLGQFVRVSNSDYRLIRSCTPGPYTFILPATREVPRRLMHPKKKTVGVRLPDNAVALALVAALEEPLMSATLILPGDTDPLSDGADVAERIGSQVDVIVDAGFCGGEPTTVIDLSQTPPEVARQGSGDTSRLFG
- a CDS encoding phage tail tip lysozyme; the encoded protein is MTHRTHAFAIAVATTIAVLLGGFLVPGAADAAPSKRKPRNTAPVVCTDTAVTPYATPRARYAFTQLTAAGYSPAAAAGVVGYLDYRSALAPMALATDGTGYGIAQWPLGAVAHPGVDR